In the Candidatus Chlamydia sanziniae genome, AAGGAAGCTCTTGTTTGAGCTTATTGACAATGCGTACTAAACCTTCAGCTCCAGCATCTGGGAGATCATCGCGAGCTACCATAGTAATGACAATGTGCTTAAGACCAAGATTTTTTGCTGAGGAGGCTATTTTTTCAGGTTCCTCGGAATCTAAAGGAGGGGGATTTTTGGCAAAACCAATATTACAAAACCCACAACGTCGCGTACAAACATGACCAAGAGCTAGATAAGTCGCTGTTTTGCGAGACCAACAGGCAGCTCGATTTGGGCATAACGCTTCCTCACACACAGTCGGTATTCCTGTTTGTTTTATAGTCACGTCTGTGGAAGAAAATACTGTTCCTCGAGGTAAAGGTTGCTTTAACCAACTGGGAAAGCGCACAGGAAGCCGAGGCTTGTTCGTATAGGATGTGTCGGGATTAGAAATTGTTTTCATGATTTGGGCGGTATGTGGAGAGGATGATTAGTGGCGAGTAAAGCTCCCTCAACCCAAATTTCTGAAAGTGTAGGATGAGCGTGTATAGTCTCATAGATACAGGGCAACGTGAGTTCATTCCTAACGGCTAATGACATTTCTCCAATTAAAGAAGCGGCATGAGGCCCTATGACGTAGGCTCCTAAAATTTGTTGGGTGTTTTTTTCACTAATAATAACAGCAAAACCATGAGTTTCTCCCATAGCTACAGCTTTTCCTATTGCCTTGAAAGGAAATTTTGTGATTTTGGTGGAGATATTTTGTTGCTCTGCTTCTAATGGGGAAAGACCCACCATGGCTACCTCTGGAAATGTGAAAATCACTGAAGGGACCGCAGAATAATCCATAAGGATCTCGTGATTCGCAACGTTTTTCCCCGCGATAATCCCTTGATGGGAAGCAACGTGAGCAAGTAACTGTTTCCCAGTGATATCGCCAATTGCATAAATATTAGGAACATTCGTTCTCATCCTCTCATCGACAGGAATAATACCATGCTCGTTATAAATAACCCCAGCATTATCAAGACCTATATTTTTTGTATTAAATTGCCTTCCAATAGCAACCAAAACAGTCTCAAATTGTTCAGTCTGTCCGTTAATTTCGATTTCTACGGAATGTTCAAGTTCCTCTAATCGAGAAATCATTGTTTTTGTTAAAATCCGTATGCCTTGCTTGGTAAATGTCTCTGCTATAGTTTTGGAAATGTCAGGATTATTAAGAGCTAGAATATGGTCTAAAGCTTCGATGATCGTAATTTCTACGCCTAAAGTATGAAATAGAGAGGCGAATTCACAGCCAATTACACCGCCTCCAATAATCGCAAGCTTGTTGGGTAAGGTTGTGAGATTTAAGATTCCCGTGGAACAAAGGACTCGAGATGAAAAAGGAACACCGGGAAAAGGACGTGGTTCAGATCCTGTAGCTAAGATGATTTTTTCTGTTTTCACTATGGTGTCATCTTTTCCAATGACTTTGACTTCTGTTGATGATATTAAAGAACCTCGTCCTTGTAAGGTCGTGATTTTGTTACTGCGAATTAATCCTTCTAATCCTTGTCGAATGCCTTGGACAATTGTGTTTTTCCGTTGAACCATAGCGGGAAAATCTATGGAATAACTTTCAATATTCACGCCAAATTGTTTTGCGTGTTTGATTTGAGAGACAATGCCAGCACTAATAAGCAGTGCTTTGGAAGGCACGCACCCACGATTAAGACAAGTTCCTCCTGCCTGCAGTTCTTCGATAAGTGCGGTTTTTAGTCCAGATTGTGCTGCCGTGATTGCTGCAACATAACCCCCAGGGCCTGCGCCAATAATCACACAGTCAAAATTGTTGGTCATCTTATTGTTCCTATTTGTACGCACTTGGAAATATAGACTTTAATTAATACGCGAGGAAAAACATGATAGCATAATGTCCAGCCAGAGCCTTTGCTTATTCTAGACTTAAAGATTAATTTTCAGCATTGCTTTTTTCATAATAGAAATTATACTTTAAGGTAAGCCCTACGATTCGCCTAGTTTGTAGGAGCTGATGTAAAAGAAACGATGTTTTCTTTATAAACTAAGAAGACAAAAGTGCTTATGCCATTTGCAAGAGAAACAGAAATGCAGCGGACTTGTTGGAAATGTGAAGGTAATGTCTCTATGCACGTACCCCAATGTCCCTATTGTAGTGCATTTCTTCAGGATCCTCCGGTGTCTTCAGGAGAATTTTCTTCTTGTCATATCTCATTTCCCGAGAATCCTAATAAAAAAGAAACTGAAGATCTCTTTGCTGTTTCCTCAGAAGATTGGGAAGCTGTTCTAAATGACCAGAGCAAGAGTAAAAATCCTAAAGAAGAAGAATCTCTTCAGTGGGCCTGGCTTGAGTCTTGGCCTCTTGTTGCTCTATTCTTAGGTGCGGGTTTATTAGCTTTTGCTTTGCTGATTTTACTTTTTGCTACAGATCAAGGACTTATTATGATTTGGCCTAAAAATCGTGCCTATATCTATGGTATATTCGGCATGATTATTGCTTATCGGGGATACCGTAAGCTCTCTAACTCATAAAATTCTTCTAGAGTATTCTATTCCTTTTTAGAGGAGTCTTTCCTTACCTTTAGTAGTCTCTTCTGTTTCGCTAAGCTCATCTTTGTATGAAAGTATAGTTAACAAATCTTCGCGATTGAGCATATGTAAAATGTTGGAATCTTGAGAGGCAATAATTTTGTCTAATAAGCGAATTTTTTTCTCAATAAGACAGTGAATACGTTCTTCTAAAGTATTTTCTGTAATTAATTTATAAATGAAGACAGTATTTTTTTGTCCGATTCTGTGCACCCTATCTAAGGCTTGATTTTCTTTGGCAGGATTCCACCAACGGTCATACATAATCACAACGTTGCCAGCAGTAAGGTTAATTCCTGTTCCTGCAGCCAGTAAAGAACCTACAAAGACTTGGCATGTAGGATCGGTAGAAAACAACTCTATTTCTTCTTTGCGGTTCAAAGATTTCCCTTGAATCGAGGCATATTTAACTTTAATTTGCTCAAGGTACAAAGTAATAATACGAATCATATGAATATATTGTGAAAAGACAACAACCTTATAACCTGAACTTAGAGAATCTTGGAGTAATTTGATAAAGGCATTCCATTTTCCAGATTGGTATTTAGGATATTGGTCAGGTTTTTTGAAAAACACTGCAGGGTGATCGCAAATTTGCTTAAGGTGATTGAGAAGCGCGAAGATGTGTAGAAAATTTGTAGGGGTCTCCTTATGATTTTCTAATTGCTGGAGGTGGCTTCGCTCTCGTTGTAAAGTTGCTAAATACAATTTTTCTTGTTCAGGAGATAGTGTACAAGAGATGATTGATTCGACTTTATCTGGTAGCTCTGGAAGCACGAGTTTTTTAGTCCTTCGCAAAATAAAGGGACGTGTCAGTTTTAACAGTAAATCCTGTGAAGGGATGATCTCTAGTTCTTCGGAGACATTCCTTTGCGTAAATAGCTTTTTAAATAAAGCATCAGAAGGAAGATAATTCGGAAGAATAATATCTAGCAGTCCTTTGAATTCTAAAAGATTATTTTCTATGGGAGTTCCTGTAAGACCAAGTTTCATTTGCGCATCTATGCGACAAAGAATCTTATGAATTTGACTGTTTTTATTTTTTGCCATATGAATTTCATCAAAGACAGCGATGATAAAAGTTAATTTATAAAACTTAGAATAATTTTGGCGTAGAGTTCCATATGAGGTAAGAAGAACATCGCAAGACGGTAGGATTTCGGGTTTATGAGGACCATGGAAAATAAAGATGTTTAAACCTGGAAGATGGACGTTTAAAATCTCCTCCCAATGAGGGAGTACGCTAGTAGGACATATAATTAAAAATTTAGGTTGTACAGCTTCTGGGGTTGATTGAAATACAATATCAAGCAGTGCTGTTGCCTGGTGTGTTTTGCCCAGCCCCATTTCGTCGCAGAGTAATCCCGATAAGCGATGATTATACAAGAACCAGAGCCAGAGTAATCCACTATTTTGATAAGGACGTAGCTGATGATCTATAGAGAAGAGGTGGTGAGGAATCGGAGGCAAACATGCTGCTTTTAGCTGAGAGAAAAATTGTAAATCGTCCGTGTTTGCTACGATATTGTTAGCCAAGGACAATGGAGCTAATGCATCGAGTTTAAAAATGTCTGTAACCGTTGTGATGATGGTATTTTGAGAAATCGTGCATTTTTGCGAAGCAAGAAATTGTCGTAGGAATTGAAAGAGATTTTGCTGCAGATCTAAAAAACCCGCTTGTGTAAAGAGATATTTTTTTTTGTTTTTTATCCCTTGCAAAACAAGATCTAGAGGAATGGATCCGAGATTTGTTTTTAAGGTAAGTTGTAAATGCAAAGGAGAAACAGGATGTGGACGTTGAATCTCTTGAATAATAAGTTCGTAGCTTTCGGGGAGACACGTTTCTGTATCGGAGAATATTACCCGGTCATGATGAAAATATTTAAAGATAAAATCAGAAACATGCTCTGCGGGGATGGATTGTGGCAGTGCACATACAGTTTGTAGGGATGTAGGAACTAAAGCAAAGCCATAGTTTTCGCGATATAAAAAATTTTCAAATAACCGACAACGGTCTTGTTCTAACCCTGGGAAAAGAGGTTGAAGATACAATCCTCCTCCTTGCGGTTGTTTATGTACTTCCATAAGAAGATCTTTTAAAGGGGGGAAAGGAGAAAAAAAACCGGAGATTTTACGTAGAGCAGCTTCATTATCTTTAATAAATGTGGGGATGTTTTCTGCTTCAATGATGAGGCCATCTTGGATAGGAAGGTCATTTTTCTTTTGTAGAAAGAAACCTTGGTTTGTGTAGTAAGTCCATTGACCGAATCGAATTTCTGTTGCTGGAGAGTTCCCTATATCATAATGAAAAAGGAGGACGCCTTCTTCTGTGACATTATACGTGAGATGTCCTGGAGGACTTTCCTGTGCGAATACTTGAAATCCTGGTTCTTGAATTAAGGAGCCTGTTTCATTAAGAAACTTCTCAGCTTGATCAGGTTTAATTATAAATGTTGTTTTTGAAGAAAGTATTCCAGAAACGTGAATCAGGCCTAATGTTGGACTATAGCAATAATTAGGATAGATAAGGCTACCGTTATTTAAATCTCCGGGAATGTCTAAATACGCAGAGAAAGATAAGGAGGCATCTCGCAAAAGGTTTATGGTATACCGTAGGGGACGTTCCCGATTGTCATAGCATATTTGAGGAAGTAATTTGTCCTTAATTTTTTTCGGAAGTAGAGGAATTACGTAAATAGACAAGGAGATTGCTTGGGAAAGAGGAAGGAGTTCTTGGCGTCCGGTAAGGTAGGATACCTTACCGATTTTAGTGATTCGAGCAGTTGGAGAGGTGTTTTTAATTTCAATTGGATGAATAGTAAAGTCTATTTTTGCTTGCTTTGGAGAAACATGGACGGAACTAATCGTGAAATCTTCAGAGTTCGTTCTTAAAGATGTGTGGATAATATCAAGCTTAGGAAATACATGTTCGAGGGTAGAAAAATCTAAAATTTCAATCTTTAGAGAGAAACCTTCCCAATGCAAGGTAAAATATGAAGGAAAACCTTGGGGACTCTCTGTAATGTCTAAGCGGGCACCTGCTTCCTGAAAGAAAAAAAATGTTTTTGCTATCCGATAAAGAGAAGATTGTAGAAAGGTAGTTTCTGTATAGGTACTAGGTTCTTCAAAGGCATGAATTATAGAAAGCCATTTTTTGAAAGCTTTATTTGATAAACAGGTGAGTCCTAGCGTGGCGTAAGATGAGTTTAATGTATAGTGCATCTCTCCTCGAGCTTCTAAAAATATAGGCTCTAAGAAAAATTTTAGAAAAAGGTGATACCAAAAAGAATGAAGAAACTTCTCATGAAGCGGGAGGAATCCTTGAGAATCATAAACTGCCAGATACGCCGTCATTAAATGTACACAACAATCTCCATCAGGACAACTACAAGAAGCAAAAACTAATTTGTCTGCATGATGGAATTTTAACGTACTTACCCAATAGCCTTCTGGAGAGTCTTCGTCAGGAATATGAATGGTGTAATTATCTTTAGCAAAATCTATGCGAATCGTTTCGCGATGTGT is a window encoding:
- a CDS encoding DEAD/DEAH box helicase, coding for MSLEALVVFQQAAMQYLATHRETIRIDFAKDNYTIHIPDEDSPEGYWVSTLKFHHADKLVFASCSCPDGDCCVHLMTAYLAVYDSQGFLPLHEKFLHSFWYHLFLKFFLEPIFLEARGEMHYTLNSSYATLGLTCLSNKAFKKWLSIIHAFEEPSTYTETTFLQSSLYRIAKTFFFFQEAGARLDITESPQGFPSYFTLHWEGFSLKIEILDFSTLEHVFPKLDIIHTSLRTNSEDFTISSVHVSPKQAKIDFTIHPIEIKNTSPTARITKIGKVSYLTGRQELLPLSQAISLSIYVIPLLPKKIKDKLLPQICYDNRERPLRYTINLLRDASLSFSAYLDIPGDLNNGSLIYPNYCYSPTLGLIHVSGILSSKTTFIIKPDQAEKFLNETGSLIQEPGFQVFAQESPPGHLTYNVTEEGVLLFHYDIGNSPATEIRFGQWTYYTNQGFFLQKKNDLPIQDGLIIEAENIPTFIKDNEAALRKISGFFSPFPPLKDLLMEVHKQPQGGGLYLQPLFPGLEQDRCRLFENFLYRENYGFALVPTSLQTVCALPQSIPAEHVSDFIFKYFHHDRVIFSDTETCLPESYELIIQEIQRPHPVSPLHLQLTLKTNLGSIPLDLVLQGIKNKKKYLFTQAGFLDLQQNLFQFLRQFLASQKCTISQNTIITTVTDIFKLDALAPLSLANNIVANTDDLQFFSQLKAACLPPIPHHLFSIDHQLRPYQNSGLLWLWFLYNHRLSGLLCDEMGLGKTHQATALLDIVFQSTPEAVQPKFLIICPTSVLPHWEEILNVHLPGLNIFIFHGPHKPEILPSCDVLLTSYGTLRQNYSKFYKLTFIIAVFDEIHMAKNKNSQIHKILCRIDAQMKLGLTGTPIENNLLEFKGLLDIILPNYLPSDALFKKLFTQRNVSEELEIIPSQDLLLKLTRPFILRRTKKLVLPELPDKVESIISCTLSPEQEKLYLATLQRERSHLQQLENHKETPTNFLHIFALLNHLKQICDHPAVFFKKPDQYPKYQSGKWNAFIKLLQDSLSSGYKVVVFSQYIHMIRIITLYLEQIKVKYASIQGKSLNRKEEIELFSTDPTCQVFVGSLLAAGTGINLTAGNVVIMYDRWWNPAKENQALDRVHRIGQKNTVFIYKLITENTLEERIHCLIEKKIRLLDKIIASQDSNILHMLNREDLLTILSYKDELSETEETTKGKERLL
- the lpdA gene encoding dihydrolipoyl dehydrogenase, which produces MTNNFDCVIIGAGPGGYVAAITAAQSGLKTALIEELQAGGTCLNRGCVPSKALLISAGIVSQIKHAKQFGVNIESYSIDFPAMVQRKNTIVQGIRQGLEGLIRSNKITTLQGRGSLISSTEVKVIGKDDTIVKTEKIILATGSEPRPFPGVPFSSRVLCSTGILNLTTLPNKLAIIGGGVIGCEFASLFHTLGVEITIIEALDHILALNNPDISKTIAETFTKQGIRILTKTMISRLEELEHSVEIEINGQTEQFETVLVAIGRQFNTKNIGLDNAGVIYNEHGIIPVDERMRTNVPNIYAIGDITGKQLLAHVASHQGIIAGKNVANHEILMDYSAVPSVIFTFPEVAMVGLSPLEAEQQNISTKITKFPFKAIGKAVAMGETHGFAVIISEKNTQQILGAYVIGPHAASLIGEMSLAVRNELTLPCIYETIHAHPTLSEIWVEGALLATNHPLHIPPKS